Proteins from a single region of Carettochelys insculpta isolate YL-2023 chromosome 17, ASM3395843v1, whole genome shotgun sequence:
- the KCNG1 gene encoding voltage-gated potassium channel regulatory subunit KCNG1 — MTLLAGDNSDYDYSALSCASDTSFNHTFFPETETLKGVFYQRAKLIHPEEDLFKSIHPEDRKHHIIINVGGIKYLLPWTTLDEFPLTRLGQLKFCNNFDDILNICDDYDVTCNEFFFDRNPGAFRTILTFLRVGKLRLMREMCALSFQEELLYWGIEEDSLEWCCKRRYLQKMEEFTEMNEREDDLIENENSGETVEETRVSQCMKRLQDMVERPQSGLPGKVFACLSVLFVTITAVNLSISTMPDLREEEEKGECSQMCYNIFIVESVCVAWFSLEFLLRLIQAKSKFAFLRRPLTLIDIIAILPYYITLLVDTTSVGYKKPTSGNIYLDKVGLVLRILRALRILYVMRLARHSLGLQTLGLTARRCTREFGLLLLFLCVAIALFAPLLYVIENEMADSQEFTSIPACYWWAVITMTTVGYGDMVPRSIPGQVVALSSILSGILLMAFPVTSIFHTFSRSYVELKQEQERLMFRRAQFLLKTKSQLSNASPGSDILFPSISSETKDNEI, encoded by the exons ATGACTCTTTTAGCGGGAGACAATTCTGATTATGACTATAGTGCCCTGAGCTGTGCTTCAGATACCTCCTTCAACCACACGTTTTTTCCAGAAACGGAAACCCTTAAGGGAGTCTTTTACCAAAGAGCCAAGCTAATTCACCCAGAAGAGGATCTCTTTAAAAGCATTCACCCTGAAGACCGGAAGCATCATATCATCATAAATGTAGGGGGCATTAAATACTTGCTGCCGTGGACCACTCTTGATGAGTTTCCTTTGACACGCTTGGGCCAACTGAAATTCTGTAATAATTTTGATGACATTCTAAACATTTGTGATGACTATGATGTGACGTGCAATGAATTCTTTTTCGACCGCAACCCAGGGGCGTTTAGGACAATCCTGACATTTTTGCGGGTTGGGAAGCTTCGGCTTATGCGAGAGATGTGCGCTCTTTCCTTCCAAGAGGAGCTGCTCTATTGGGGCATTGAAGAGGACAGTTTGGAATGGTGCTGCAAGAGGAGGTATCTGCAAAAAATGGAGGAGTTTACAGAAATGAACGAAAGAGAAGACGACCTCATAGAGAATGAAAACTCAGGCGAAACAGTGGAAGAGACAAGAGTCAGCCAATGCATGAAAAGGTTACAAGACATGGTAGAGCGACCTCAGTCTGGGCTTCCTGGAAAAGTGTTTGCATGTTTGTCTGTACTGTTTGTGACTATTACCGCAGTGAACCTGTCCATCAGCACCATGCCGGACttaagagaggaggaggagaaa GGTGAATGCTCCCAGATGTGCTACAACATTTTCATCGTGGAATCAGTCTGTGTGGCCTGGTTTTCTTTGGAATTCCTGCTAAGACTCATTCAGGCAAAGAGCAAGTTTGCATTTCTGAGGAGACCGTTAACCCTGATTGACATTATTGCCATTCTTCCATATTACATCACTTTGCTAGTAGATACCACATCAGTGGGCTATAAAAAGCCAACCTCTGGCAACATCTATCTGGACAAAGTAGGCCTGGTGCTCCGTATACTCCGTGCCTTGAGGATTCTGTATGTCATGCGCCTGGCCAGGCATTCCCTTGGCCTGCAGACGTTAGGACTCACTGCTCGCAGGTGTACCCGGGAGTTTGGACTCTTGCTGCTCTTCCTCTGTGTGGCCATTGCCCTTTTTGCGCCACTCTTGTACGTCATTGAGAATGAAATGGCGGACTCACAGGAGTTTACCAGCATCCCAGCATGCTACTGGTGGGCAGTCATCACCATGACAACAGTAGGCTATGGTGACATGGTTCCCAGAAGCATTCCAGGCCAGGTGGTGGCCTTAAGCAGCATTCTGAGTGGCATTCTCCTCATGGCATTTCCAGTTACCTCCATCTTCCACACGTTTTCACGCTCCTATGTGGAGCTGAAGCAAGAGCAGGAAAGACTCATGTTCCGGAGAGCACAGTTCTTATTAAAAACTAAGTCTCAGCTAAGTAATGCATCGCCAGGGAGTGACATTTTATTTCCCAGCATCTCTTCTGAGACTAAGGACAATGAAATTTAA